Below is a genomic region from Deltaproteobacteria bacterium.
CTATCGCAGCAACAAGCTGATGTATGATCATCAAACAGAAAGTTTGTGGCACAACTTGACCGGTGAGCCGGTCGTGGGATCGTTGGCGAAAAGTGGGCCGAAACTCAAAGTTCTTCCGGTCACCATTACTAGTTGGGAACAATGGCTGCGCGATCATCCCGATACGAAAGTGCTCGACATCAATACTGGCCATCAACGTGACTACACGCCTGGTCAGCCGTATGGCAATTATTTCTCGAGCCCGAAAACGATGTTCCCGGTGTTCCCGCGCGATCAGCGGCTTGCAACCAAAAGTTATGTCTTCGCTCTACAACTCAAGGGACAACCGAAAGCGTACCCACTGGAAGTGATAGGAAAGAAAAAAGTCATCAACGATTCGCATGCTGGCGTGAATCTGGTGCTTGTTGGCGACGCTGACACCCGCACCGTTCGCGCATATGAACGCAGCACTCATACGTTTACCCTCGGAACGACAATAGGCACCCTTGTCGACCAAAGGAGCGGAGAAACTTGGAACAGTCAGGAAGAACAGTTAGTAAACTCGAAAACAGGAGAGAAACTCCCTCGCCTTGGTGGGCATGTCTCTTATTGGTTTGGTTGGTACGCATTTTACCCGAAGACGGAGGTTTACCGGGAAGAGTGAAGAATGAAAAGTACAGAGTTGAAAAAGGAAAAGGGGGAAGGGAACAAAGCCTTATTTCTTCATGCTTCATGCTTCATGCTTAACTCTTAACTCTTCACTCTTCACTCTTAATTGACTCTCCTCCTGCTTACTTCTTCCGTTGGCGTGCCGAATCTTTCCCGTCTGGCAGCGACGCGGTCAGCGTCGCTTCGGGATCACCAAACTCTTCGCGGTAATCTCGGAGACTGCGACGAATCACTTCATGAGCATCATGCTGGTCATACACATGCGTCACCTCGACACGACGCTCGGTTGCATCGGGTGCATCTTTATAGGTCAGAAAATAATGGCGCAGTCGCTCCACTAGCGTTACCGAACAATCGGAAATGTTGCGCCAGTTGCCATAAACGGCGTCATCACGCATGACGGCAATGATCTTATCGTCGGCCTGATTGCCATCGATCATGCGCAATCCGCCGATCGGAATCGCCTGCAGTAGAATGTCCCCGCGTGGAATGGTCTTCTCCGTCAGCACACAGATATCGAGCGGATCTCCATCTCCGACAATTCCCGGGCGGCCCGTCTTGTCGACACAGAATTGTCCGACGTGTTTGGCGCAAAGGGTACGAGGAATAAAACCATACAATGTTGGGCAAATGTTCGAGTACCGTTGCGGACGATCAATCTTCAAAATTCCGGTGGCCTTATCGATCTCGTACTTGACCGTGTCGGTCGGCACGATCTCGATATATGCCGTCACTGCCGAAGGTGCATCTTGCCCGACCGGCACCCCATGCCACGGATGTGCCTTAAATAGCAACCCGAGAAGTTGAGAAATTTTCTTCGTCGCCTGCCTGCTCTCGCTGACTGACTCTCGTCGTGGGCGGTTCATTGCTTGCTCTCTTTCAGTCGGACGCCAAGCGCGTAGACTTCACGTTTCGGCACTTTACGTCGTTCGCTCACAGTCTGAGCGATTTCTTTAAGCGACAATCCTTCTTTTTCCAAGAGTTGGATTTCCTCCACTAAGGACAGGGGTTCCTCAGTGAGTGTAGTTCCATCCCATCCACTAACGAGTAATGCCACTTCTCCTTTCACCTCACGTCCTTGTAGCATCTGCCTGACCTCGCTCACCGGTCCACGTCGCACCTCTTCGTACATCTTTGTCAGTTCTCGCCCAATGACGATGTCGCGGTCGCCAAAAATTTTTTCGATATCACTCAGTGTCTCAAACAACCTATGAGGGGACTCAAAGAATACCAACGTGCGCTCTTCATGCTTGAGACGTTCGAGAGCTTTTTGCCGCTGTCCTGGTTTTGCCGGCAGAAATCCCTCAAAGATGAACGTGTCGGTCGGCAATCCGCCAACGCTCAATAATGCTGTTAGGGTCGAGGCGCCAGGCACAGGAACAACGGGGACTCCTGCTTCCCATGCACCTTTGACAAGACGGAAGCCTGGATCGGAAATAGCCGGTGTGCCGGCATCACTCACAAGGGCAATACGTTTTCCCATCTGTAATTGCTCGACCAATACCGGCGCTTTCTCCGCCTCGACCTGATCGTAATAACTCGTCAGTGGAGTGGAGATCCCATAATGGGTTAGTAATTTCCGGGTGTGCCGCGTATCTTCGGCAGCAATCAGGTCAACTTCTTTCAAGACGCGAAGCGCACGAAGGGTGATATCTTCGAGATTACCAATAGGTGTCGCCACCACATAGAGAGTACCGCGCGTCATAAGAAGAGGACAATAGAAGATAAGGGGCGAATTGTTTTCCTGAACAATGCGATCAAGCCCACCAGTGAGGACCTTAAAGCGGAAAAAGGGAGTCGTAAAGGCTCACCGTTGATTGCGACAGCTCTCGGCTGCCAGCGCTAAAGGTTTTTTTGTTTTTTCCGACGTTCAGCAATACTATGGCGCTTTTTGATTG
It encodes:
- the rsmI gene encoding 16S rRNA (cytidine(1402)-2'-O)-methyltransferase, which gives rise to MTRGTLYVVATPIGNLEDITLRALRVLKEVDLIAAEDTRHTRKLLTHYGISTPLTSYYDQVEAEKAPVLVEQLQMGKRIALVSDAGTPAISDPGFRLVKGAWEAGVPVVPVPGASTLTALLSVGGLPTDTFIFEGFLPAKPGQRQKALERLKHEERTLVFFESPHRLFETLSDIEKIFGDRDIVIGRELTKMYEEVRRGPVSEVRQMLQGREVKGEVALLVSGWDGTTLTEEPLSLVEEIQLLEKEGLSLKEIAQTVSERRKVPKREVYALGVRLKESKQ
- a CDS encoding inorganic pyrophosphatase translates to MNRPRRESVSESRQATKKISQLLGLLFKAHPWHGVPVGQDAPSAVTAYIEIVPTDTVKYEIDKATGILKIDRPQRYSNICPTLYGFIPRTLCAKHVGQFCVDKTGRPGIVGDGDPLDICVLTEKTIPRGDILLQAIPIGGLRMIDGNQADDKIIAVMRDDAVYGNWRNISDCSVTLVERLRHYFLTYKDAPDATERRVEVTHVYDQHDAHEVIRRSLRDYREEFGDPEATLTASLPDGKDSARQRKK
- a CDS encoding DUF3179 domain-containing protein, which encodes MCGSGILYDTTVSGTTYTFSSSGFLYRSNKLMYDHQTESLWHNLTGEPVVGSLAKSGPKLKVLPVTITSWEQWLRDHPDTKVLDINTGHQRDYTPGQPYGNYFSSPKTMFPVFPRDQRLATKSYVFALQLKGQPKAYPLEVIGKKKVINDSHAGVNLVLVGDADTRTVRAYERSTHTFTLGTTIGTLVDQRSGETWNSQEEQLVNSKTGEKLPRLGGHVSYWFGWYAFYPKTEVYREE